A stretch of DNA from Carettochelys insculpta isolate YL-2023 chromosome 7, ASM3395843v1, whole genome shotgun sequence:
tgtgcccttgtagccaagaaggccaacagcatattagggtgcattaggaggatcattgtgagcagatctagagaagcggtTATTCTcccctatttggcactggtgaggccacatctaggatattgtgtccagttttgagccccccagtataaaaaggatgtggatgtgctgaagcaggttcagtggagggcaacaaaaatgattcaggggctggagcacatgacctatgaggagaagctgagggatttgggcttatttagttttacagtagagaagattgaggggtgatttaatagcagtcttcaacttcctgaaggagagcgctaaagaggatggggagaaattgttctcagtggtgacagatagcagaccAAGGAGCATTGATCTCAacttacagaatgagaggaggagtaggttggatattaggataaTTACTTCACTGGTagggtggtgaggcattggaatgcattgACAAAGAGGGGTGGTGGATTGTCCAACCCTAGAGGcttctaagtcctggctgggatgacttagatgtgGTTCATTCTGATTGaaagagggggctggactagatgacctcctgaggtcccatcctcCCTTGTCCTTTCTGTAATGTTTCTTCCTCAAGCATGTAGGCATGTCAGAGCTGAGTGAGATAGACCTATCTCATGGAAGTGGTatggactttgagaggtcattgagctcTGCTAGGAACTAAGGGCCATCTCAAATCTCTCACCTTTCCACTCCAAGGGGAGGGTACAtgtctttgctttggtcttctcTATATAAACCCATATATAAAGAACAAACCAGCCAACCCCAGCTGAACAGACATGCCACTGTGCACATTTCTTCTGCTGGGAAGAAGACGAGGGAACAAATAACACATGGCCAGATGTGAAGTCACTATCGGAAAGTGCACAGATGCTATGGTAATGAGCAGGCTGTAAGAACTTACATGCAAGGGAACAGAATAGAGGGTGTGCTATTACGCAACGAACTTTCCAACTCGCACTGGGCCTAGACCAGTGGTCATCAATTGTGTTTTGTCCAGGTCCCAGTTTCTGGGTCAAAGTCCAGATGCCAGAGAAAATAATGCCTCCCCCAACAATAACAAgaataacaaataaataaaaaggtttcATGGTCTGTTCATAAGCATTTGGTGGGCTGGTTTGGGCCTGTGGTTTGCCTACTGACTCCCCCATCCTAGACTGTGACAGAGATGCACAGCCCTAATTAAGGGGCATTATGAACTTTCCCTCAACAAGGGCAGCTTGAGGGGAATTGTGGCTCAGGCCAACTGTTCCTTTAGGAAAAGTGCCCTTGGAGCACTTTATGAGCTGGGAGGGAGTAAGTGGCCTCACTTCCTTCCCTGCTCCTCAGGGTAGGCCCTGCATTCTCCTGAATGCATTGGCTGTGTTTATGACCAGCATTGAATGAGGAGTCAGGAGGTGGAAAGATAATTCATCCTCTTCCCCTATGCTGGCTGTCTGTTTGGTTCAGTATCTCTTTTGGTTTGTAGCAATTATAACCTAATGGGCtatgctggaagctgaagtcataTGAAATTTGCATTTAGAGTGGAGCTGACCACTGATTGCAATATGAAGATGGGCCAATACCTTTAAAGTAAACTTTTGGATTTAGGTAACTGAGTGAAGGGACTAGCTGAAATGGATTTAACCACACTCTATCATCTCAATTCTTAGGAGTATGTAATGATTATTCAGAaagggatttgtgtgtgtgtctgtttttgcAATTAATACATGGTCAGACAGGCTAACAATATGGTTAGGCTTAAGTGCAGTTTTCCTCTTCATTTCCTGTATATTTGGACCCTGATTTTCTATACACATTACTTCAAATTATGTACAATTTTAACTCTACGTAAAAGCTTTTTCTTTCCTTACGAGAATCAGGACAACAAACTAGCATCTCATTGTTTGAGAGGAATGCAGTTTAAGAGACATTGTTTAGAAATGGATTTCAAGTGGTTTGTTGTCGAGGCCTGACTGAATTTCATGTGTTTGTCTTTATTTTGTTTGATCACAGTCATGCTCCTGAAATACAGTGAGAGAGAAAtgagaaatgtttaaaaagagattCCTGCCTAGCTGCTTTATCTCTTGCATACAGTATTGTCCTAGGtgtgttgatcccaggatatttGAAAGATAAGGCAGGGGAGATAATCTCTTTTACcagatcaactttttttttttgtatgagaGACAAGTTTTCACATTTATTCAGAGTTCTTCTTTGGGTCTGGGAAATGTACAGAGTCCAGAGTATGTTGGCAACATGACAGGTTCAATTGACATAAGCTTCTTCTGCCACCACAGGTTCTGCTGCTCACAGGGCCAGAAGAAATTAAACTGAAGGGAGATCTCTCTCCAGTCATCTTAGAATGGCTACGCCGCCCTGATGTAAGCTCTCCAGCATAGCTGTAGCTGTCACAACTACAGAgtaaacctctcttgtccagcactcgcAGGACccaactggtgctggatgagagaatttgccgaaccatgggaggtcaatattatctagcacattaccaacactttcactgcttactgggttcttaaaagTGGTagatcacagctaaataacagcacagaacactgagagccaagactggtggctggagacaaactttatgggaccacgggaaacttggccacacccatgataagtggtcctcaagctgactaaaatcattctggattatggaggttgccagatgagagaatttcagattaaagaggttcagcctgcaataacaaggtggaacagattgtttagcataaacaGCTAACACGTATTTCAAGAGACCATTTCAGGTGAAACAACCTGTTAACGTCTATCCAGTCATGGAGACATGGGGGGTGAAAAAAAGGGTGGGAGAGGTCTGAGGATTATAGATTGTTGTGATAATTTATAAATCTTCTATCTCCATTCAGTCCGTGATTTTAGTGCCTGGCAAAGTTCTGAATGTTAAGCTCCCACGCTTGTCTTTCAGTGTTGGTCAGGTTTCCCCAAGATTCTTCTGACAGTGTTgagcaggtttcctttgaggccTGCGATTGAGAGGTTAGATACAGAGCGATCACTTTGTGGAAAGCTTTCACCACAGATGAATGCACTTTTTGTCTTTGAATGATTTTCTCTGTTAATTCATTTGAGAGTGTAATGACTGTGCTATTTCACACGCACCCACACAATTGTGAGTGGGACATTTTGTGCACTGGATGAAATATACCACCTGTTGTGATAGGCATGTGTGGGACTCACCAGTCTTCAAAGGTGTGTTGTAGGGGGAATTGTGGAGATCTGTCTATGGGTTTTGCTTCTATTGTTCTAACAGGGCCTGGTCCCATTTTGAATGTgtgtgtcctggtgagaggaaAAACCTGTTTCCGATGATCAggctggtggagggagggaggggtttgtTTGAAGGTCAAAAGAGGCAGTTCAAGATGGATTTCTCTCAGGATGAAAGAAGCCCCATTGATTAGGAGATGGAATTATTTAATGATACTCCATATGTGTGCTAGCATGGGGTAGTACGTGACAACCAGGGTGTGTGGCTGGAGGGAGTTCTAGTTCTGTAGTCATACAGGTTCCTTCTGTGTATTTGGGTGGTCTGTTCCACGATGtgatctagcctttcatccaccataacccgtaggtccctttctgctgtactgctgcttagccagtcagtctccagagAACAACTGGTATtaatcagcacagctccactgaagtaaCTAAAGCTTTGTCACTGTGTGCCAACTGAGGTCCACATGGTCCTTAAGGTTCACTGTTAACAGGAATTAATACAGACCATTGCAGAGAAAAGGAAATCCCTATTGGGATACATTGTAGTCTGTCTTCAAGCCTGGAAAACATACTCACGCTGTCCCAGTTAAATACAAGGTGAAACCGATTGTTTTGTGGGATTTTACCACTTTTCCCTTTATGATTCACCTTGATTGGTCCCTTGAATTACATGGTAAGTGGCCCATTAATGACATCATCTACCTTCACAGATCCAGTATCTGCTCTAAATACACCAAAAATCAATTATCTACAACCAGATATTCGCATACCACAGGACACGCTCTGAGGAGAAAGGCTACAACACACTTGAAGCCCCCTGCGCATAAGGACTCTCTACCAAAGAACTAGATCACATGTAGATACATTGTAGTCTGGCTGATATAAATGAAATCTAAACAAGTACTGAATATTATTAATTATATTTGTATAAGCCACAGTGATATACTgcagcgtctgatgaagtgataTACTGAAAGCTTTTCCAAAAGGAAGCAGGGAATAAAATACCAAGGCCAGGTCCCTATCTGTTTTGATTAATGTTAGAGTTATATTTGCATGTGAATCAATATGCATGTCTAAATGAATTAAACCTGTCCATTTTGCACAGCAATTTATTTCATCGTGCTGATAAGCTCATCGGCTACAGTTACACTCCAGCACTCTgtgaacagaagtcactgttggaagagatttcccaacaaaacttctgttgacagagtacagccacacacaaaagccaattgggagagggCTCCACTCTGTAAACCCAGCAGCCAgaatgcctggctgctctctcaacaaaagaggcacctggaagcagagcagaccagGCTGTCCATTGTTGTGGATTCCCTGTCTGTTGCAAgaagcccctccacctgcccctccaAGCATCCACACatcttttttattgacagaatctgttgacagcagctttatgcctcatggctgagaggtagAACCCTGCCCAAGAAAGTGCTGAGTtgtgttgacaaactgttgacaaaatgcattttgtgtgtggacgttccaccagttttggcaacaaaaccaggtttttgttggcaaaactcattagtgtaactgtagccttagtgTAGACAAATACTTAGACCATGAAAGAAGTTCTGTCCATAGCTTGTTTGGAAATATGGTAGGAGTTTAAAGTGTGTGGATTTCTAACACAGCTTCAGAAATCAACAATGTTCATATTAGGTCTTAGTGTGCTGGGAAAATCTCTAATTTTTCTCATTTACAAAAAATACGCTAAAATGGTAatggtgatgaagatgctctGGTACTTTTTCTAACACAGACTCATTGAAAGTAATTTAATGTTGCTTTTCCTAAATGTGGGATTTCAAATCTCAGGCTTctcttttaaaattcagttttcacAAGGGTGGGGAGGCATAAATGATTCAAAAGTTGTTTTCTTGACCTGATTatacaaagtaaaataaaatagatgACTCTTCCCCAGATAAGTATTTGATATGAAATGCTTTCACTGTTGTAGAGCACGTTTTTAGCAGTTCAGAATTCAACTGACGAAaggttttatatttatataacaGCCAAGCAGAGCTGGAACGAAGTTGCTGGAGGGGTTTTCTCCCATTTAATAAATGCTACTTTGTCTCATAGCTTTGTCAAAACCTAAAAAGGATACTTAATTTAAGATGGCCAGAGTAAAACACAGTGTTTTCTAACCTTTTTGAAgctacagaacaccaaacaataatatattttaatatggaatacctatggaaattttctttaaaaaactgttCTCAGACAAAGGAACAtagagtttaagaaacactgatctagcccATTCTGATCTCTTCTGAAGACTCCCTACGGAATCTAAGGGCTTTTTGTAGTGCATTCACTGACACGATCAGTGTGTCATATTCTTTTTGTCTTACAGTTTTGGAGGAAAATTGCATGTGGGTTTTAAGTTTTGTGACAACTCTTTTTATGTGATCTGCTGTGTGCTAGTGAGAGTAACTGCAAAGATGCATACCTTGCATTGAAATGGGAAGGGATTTTGTGTGAGGTGGCTCTCAAGTTCAGCCAGAGTTCTTTCTGTGGTTGAAAGCCATCCCACCCTCAAAGAAAGCTGTGTCCTGGTTCCCTCTCAAGATCCTCACACGATAGCCTTTCATTTTGTGGGCCCTCAAGTTCATCTTGCACTGCAGCTTACAGGCTTTAGAATTTTCAATGGGAGGAATTTCTTTCCTGGCCTGAAATCCATCTTGAATTCAAAGACCCTCTTCAGCATCTGAATTTATGGGACCCTTTTGCTATGTGCTGTTTATTAACAGTGGTTAAAACACTGGATCCCTATTTTTTTGTCCTGGAGAGGGTCTCTGGATGCTAATACAAGAATCTGCTAATAAATAtaagacagatttttttccctcctgaaaCAGGATGACCTTGTCTCCCTTCTTTATGGTCCATTGATCATTTTCTTTTCTCAGCTCCACTTGCTCCCCTGTTACTCTTTCTTTGGATGTATTCTTCTGCAGCTCACTTTCTTCTGgttaataacaagaagtcctgttttgCCTTAAAGACTGAGGGGtctttattgggtcatgagctttcctgggtgagACCCACACCACCAGCTTACGGGAGTAGacagttagaatccagggtttctaTGGGGGAGGAGCGTGACCGGTCACTtctaggaccagtagatgaaccAAATTAAGTAGATGTGTGCTGCATCTGTCATCCCTCTGTGGCTATCCGCTTGAGTGAGTACATGGCACTCTCCGGTTACCACTGGACAAGATGCACCGTTTGTCTCTTCTCTGTCCACTCAGGTCTCTCTGCTCCTTTAAACCCCTACCCCGGACCTTCAGAAAGAGGGGGAAGGCGCCCTGCTTTGCCCGCGCTCACTTGTCTGGTGAGCAGCGTCTCCGCGGGCTGAGAACTCGCCGTACCACGTGGACGCGTTCAGGACCGCGGAGAGCTCCCCGTCTCCCCCAGCGCCGAGTCCTGCAGCATCCCCCGCCCGGCTCAGTGGTGCAAGCCTGGGAACGCCACCGGGGCTAGCcatttgggggggagggcgggggaggctcGCACCGCTCCTCTCCTCCCAGGAGCGCGGGGCGCCTGGACAGCCCCTCCCCCGACAGGGCTGAGTTGTGCCGCCCCATTTGGCTCTGCAAGGGAGCTGGGGACGGGCAGGGCGCAGCAGCCAATGGCCTGAGAGGGGCGGGCGGGAGGCGCCCAGGCGCGCTCATAAAGCCCATCACTGGCTCGGGCGCGGCCGGCTCGCGGTGCTGGTGCGCCCCGTGGGCTGGCGGGGCCAGCTCCGCCTCACAGGGCCGCGATTCAGCGGGCAGCCGGGTTACCCGAGCGAAGGTAGGGAGCGGTCGGCTTCGCTCGCCCCCGCCTGCCGAGGGCGAGCGCTTCGCGTGTGTCTGGCTCCGCCGGCGACTCGTGGCCGCACTCattgggatctccctctggggtccTGCAGCTGCGGTGTCCGGGGCGGGCTGTTctctgggggcgggagggggtctCTAATTCGAGGATCCCTTGCGCTTGCTTTTTCCTGGTCCCCTATTGTTTATGGCATCCTGCATTGTCATTACGGATGATTAACTTATTAGGTGCCTGGTTATACTTATTCCCTTCCCTTGTCATTGCACTCTCTGCCAGTCTGTGGCCATTGAGAGCATCACCTGGGTGCCCTTGCCCCGTGCTTGAGTTTCCTAGGGAGCAGGGGTATGAACTTCAAATGGGCCTGCAAGCAAAGGGTGTCACTGTTTCTTGTAGACTCGGAGCGGCAGTTGTGTTAGTCTTATGGGCCCCTTACAGTGTCCCCTAGGGGTTGCACAGCAGGACTGGAGGCTCAGGCGAGGGTTTCTCTGCACGTGTGCCTGTGGGCAGCGGGTTATTAGAAGGGATGGCCATCAGTCTCTTCCTCCAGGGGTCTTCCCTGTCATCCTAATTCTCCACTGGGGAGTGGATTGACTTGCATAAGTGTTTGTGAGGTGGTGTAAGGGTTCACGAGATGATGGAGGGGCCATAAATGCCCAGGGGGTATATGTGCAGCAGTACCATTACTGCCTTTATGTGTAGATACTGCTAGTGCCtgtcacagggttggaagaggagGTACCACGAGTGCCCATGGGAGGGCTCAAGAGGTGGTGCCGCTAGTGTCCAAAAGATGTGGAGGTGCCACTGATTTCCACCTTTCCTTGTTCTCTAGGCAAAGATGGCTGATTTCTTGGAAGACCTACACTCAGGCTCTGTCGTTCACAACCAGAGCCAGTCTGCACTCACCCCACCTACCAACGGGACATTGGGAATGTTCCAGAGCTTGCAGCTGGTGCACCGGCTGAAGGTGCTGATCATTCTGATGTATGCAGCCGTAATGGTGGTGGGCATGGTGGGGAACTGCCTGCTGGTGCACATCATTGTGAGGGTGAAGAAGATGCACAATGTCACCAACTTCCTGATTGGGAACCTGGCCCTGTCAGATGTGGCCATGTGCGGCACCTGCATCCCTCTCACCTTGGCCTACGTCTTTGAGCCCCGCGGCTGGATTTTCGGCAGCACCATGTGCTACTTTGTCTTCTTCATGCAGCCTGTCACTGTCTATGTGTCTGTCTTCACCCTGACCACCATAGCCGTGGACCGCTACATTGTCATTGTACATCCATTGCGGCAACGCATCTCACTGCAGCTGGGTGCCTACGTGGTGCTCTTCATCTGGATCCTCTCTGGCTGCCTGGCACTGCCTGCCATGGCTCACACCTACTATGTGGAACTCAGCCAGCAGGAGCTGACCTTGTGCGAGGAGTTCTGGGGGGACCAAGAGCACCAGCGGCAGACCTATGCCCTGTGTCTGCTGCTTATCACCTACTTCTGTCCCCTTCTAGCCATCCTAGTTTCCTACTCCAAAATCTCCCTCAAGCTCAAGAACAGGGTCATGCCCAGAACCATGACTCAGAGTCAGGCCAACTGGGACAGAGCCAGGCGCAAGAGGACCTTCTGCCTGCTGGTTATGGTGGTGGTGGTCTTTGGGGTATGCTGGTTGCCCCTGCACGCCTTCAACCTCATCCGGGACATCAACATCAATGCCATTGATGCCTATTATTTCAACCTTGTCCAGCTGCTGTGCCACTGGTTTGCCATGAGCTCCGCCTGCTACAACCCCTTCATATATGCCTGGCTGCACAATAGCTTTAGGGAGGAGTTAAAGAAGTTACTGGTCTGGCACAGGAAAGTGGCTCCTTATGGGCAAAGCATGACAGTAAGTGTTGTCATTTGACCTGATGTCCAGTAGCTTCTCTGGTAGGGTCACTGACTTACACTGAGGTCCTACAGCATGTTGTCTCAAAttgcaaacaaaaacaatgagacgtTCCATTCCAATGTCTCCAACTCTGTCAGGCATAACATGCCTGATTCTATTTTGAAAGCTACGGACATTAGTCCTATTCAAAGAACATGAGCCTCTAAAGGTATGTCTGCACAATGCCGCTTTTAATGACAGGCCTGTGACGACAACACAGCATGCACTCCTGTACTTGCCACAGCAAAacacctgtggggggaggagggggttaaCTCCCTATGAATGACAAACATTTTGTTGATTATGTGCAAGTGTGGACATACCTAAACATAATCTCTTCAGGCCATTGCTTTGCAGGACTAGCCTAGGAGAGGGGAATTGgagtgtatgtatatatgtgaGTGAATGAATTCATTTTTAACTTTGCTATTTAGAATATATTGAATATATTTGTtaatatttgttttgaaaatcaGTGGAAAGTATTCTCCCCTTCCTACTTCCTTTCCTGGGTTAATCAGGGTTATAGTTCATAAGAAATGGATGTAAGGGGCATATTCAGTAGGTAAGAATGCAACAAATAAATGTGAAGACCTGCTCTGAGAGATGCTGTGTATCTGCAGCTTCCTCTGTAGATGCTCAGAGCCTCTCACTGCTTGATATACTGTATACATTATACCATTGGTAATAACTACATGGGGTTTTTCCTTttggactttttttaaaatacggAAATATTAATGCcaatgtgttttctttttctgtaccCTTAGAAGGAGTCCTTTGTAATTGTCAAGAGATTTTATATTGTATCAGTctagtttttgttttaatattactGTCCTTGTCCCAAAAGGCTCTGCAGCAGGTAAAACAGAAAAGATGAACAATGAAGTCCAGAGGAGACATTGTGGAGAACAATATTCTTTGATTTAAAAGGGATGTTCCCTATTAAGCCGACTGATACAGGACATTGTTCACAGATTGCATTCGGCAGCTAGATGTGCAGTGCCATGCAGATGGGCACTTCCgtgaaatgtttaattttacaCTTTAGCTAGTGGAATAAGGACTGGCCAATGAAATGGACCAACTAAACAGCAGTAAGAAAAGGATGCCTAAAAGACACCTTTGAAAAGAACAGGTGGTAAAAAGTAAAAAGAGATGATTTTGTTTGGGTTCAGCTGAGGCTTATTAGAAGTTTATAGTCCTAAATACAGGACTCTATAGCTGTAGCAAACGTTTCTCTTGACCAACTGCTGAAATAGCACCAGGCAATGCGATCTGTCTTTATCAGCAAAAACCCTGTCTCCCCATCTTCCTAGATTCCTACCATATTGCCCAGCAACACACTGTCTAAGCCTCTATGATGTCTAGCATAATAATGTTTTAAAAGACAGTGGCAGGAAGTTATTATGAGTTTATTAATAAGCCAGGAGCCAGAAAATGCAGGACGGCAATGGGAAACTTAAATCACATACACTCCCTATTTTCATAGGTGCATTATAGGATATTGGTCTTGTTTGGGAACAGATGGGCACAGTGAACACTGAATCTTCTGGCACAGAGCAATTACATGCTTCTGGAGAATTTGGTTGGTTTTGCAacagatttaaatatttgtgaATACGCTTTGGTTGGCGGAACAGCGTGCTCACCAAAGCGGCTGAATTCTGACTGCCAGAGACTGATATTCTGTTTCTCAAACAGGTGCAGGGGAGGCTAGGGCATGTGATTTCTGGCATGGTGTATCGGGCCTATATTGCCAACTCTGCAGCTAATctgctgggcaagtcactttcacCTTGGCATCTGTTTTCACTCTCTTTAAAACTGCTCCTTGTCCTCTTTAAGATCGAATTCACTTTGTGTCCATACCATACTTGACCTCATGCCAAGACTGCCATCAACCCTTTAAATTGGCATCATGCATGATGGAGCCATTTAGTACACCTGTGTGCTAGGAACAAATCCAAGAGTACTAATTTGTTTTACATTTGCTACAAAAGAGCAATCAAAAGTATTAATTGCAGATTCTCTTgcccctgttagatatttaccaTTAAACTGGAAGTGAAGAATTCCATTACCAGCCACTAATTCTGTGTATTCTTTTCCCTAATCTGACcttttttgtctttctttttaaattaggCAGTAATCTCTTCTACAGCACAAAGTATCATCTCATTCACATTTAATGTGCTTGCTGCTTTATCTAGGTGTGAATTAATACAGCAGACATCCAAAAATCATTCTGGACTTATACACTGTAATTCAAATATGGGCATTGTTAATTAACTGAATAGACTCAGACTGTGCACTGTATCTGAAACCAACCAGGCTGGACTTGACACTGTCACAGGATACATGGATCCCATGATTTtcgtgtttttttaaaaataaaaaggaatgatGGCATATGGTGACTGGTCTCTTGTTCGTTGTGGTGCTGGTGAGATGATGGTGGGTAATCATCTCAACAGATTTCACTATCTGGTTAAACTGTGACTGTTATCTTCATGGTGAGCTCTTGGGGAGCAGGAACTCAGAGGAACCCTGAAATGGGACAGTGGATCAGAGAACTGGACTGCTAGAAAAGAGATTTAATTCTCAAGGGGATCATGAGGTGACATACTGGAAAACAAAATCATGGGCTTGGGAAAATTGCCAATTCCACAGTTCTAGGGCAAATTTTTAAAACCAGCCTCTGTTTGGTGTCTATAATGAATTGGACTAGACTGCACAATCTTGAATGCCCATTTGACACTTCATCCAAATTAGCTACATCTTTGGAGACATTTTTCCACGCCGTCATTTCCCACCCTGAATGCCTTATCTCCTTACTAGTTGAAGATTCGGAAAGGTTGCTGGGACCTAGGCCCATAGACAGAAGGCAGCTGACACAGCAATTTGTCACATAGTACGGTGCATGGCCACTGATCATTATCTGCTGCCTCTGCTTAAATCAGGGATGTGGAGATGCATCCTGGGTTCCTGGTGATTCTCCAGCCAGGTCACTTTACCTATATTATCAGTGAGAAGAGGAAAGCTGAACGTCAGTGGTGGTTGTATGACAGTCTGTCAGGGGTTACAGGAAGAAATTTGCTGGCTGAGTTCAAATTTTGACTGATCTGGCCCTCGGCTCTTCTGTCTTTTCTCTTTAGTAATTC
This window harbors:
- the LOC142015820 gene encoding prolactin-releasing peptide receptor-like — encoded protein: MADFLEDLHSGSVVHNQSQSALTPPTNGTLGMFQSLQLVHRLKVLIILMYAAVMVVGMVGNCLLVHIIVRVKKMHNVTNFLIGNLALSDVAMCGTCIPLTLAYVFEPRGWIFGSTMCYFVFFMQPVTVYVSVFTLTTIAVDRYIVIVHPLRQRISLQLGAYVVLFIWILSGCLALPAMAHTYYVELSQQELTLCEEFWGDQEHQRQTYALCLLLITYFCPLLAILVSYSKISLKLKNRVMPRTMTQSQANWDRARRKRTFCLLVMVVVVFGVCWLPLHAFNLIRDININAIDAYYFNLVQLLCHWFAMSSACYNPFIYAWLHNSFREELKKLLVWHRKVAPYGQSMTVSVVI